A region from the Cryptosporangium arvum DSM 44712 genome encodes:
- a CDS encoding DUF4062 domain-containing protein produces MVDRPWRVFISHTTELRSHPHDRSYLAAACAGVVRAGHVPVEMSIFDAEDLSTAEVSVSRVRGCDVHVTLLGYRYGTLVPDGSGLSYTELEYETAGTMGMKRLAFRLDEDAQVPASWIRANRHHGDKQEAFLARVSGEGERLVRTFATHDALEAAVCDALRLLAEKLVKEHDDSGPEELPPLVLELARRMLHYAETLPRALRGASPIGLGSVYVRQSVRLPTESREPRGPGDEAAGRSEFGPLEDARRRQPGLDEPFDDVIDRHEHLVIEGRAGLGKTTLGRHIVIERATALLATHESRQAQPIPVLISARSLVAHRDRPWEEAVAATVDDEYRRLLSAPLPASLFGGRVGSHPWWIVVDALDEIPSQEHREELLQLLAVQMTQSDTGTHLFVTSRPLPPGELDRLQGAQVGLYELQPFDEGSLVRFAEKRFPTERWPHRPQASAEFLAQVRQAGLETTLNVPLLAEIAARVFEAHPNDSLPASRYELYREYFRQFGPHRRAEEAAALAAFRDLGGDCPALAQWVDEHRTKLLETLAIAYTTAEEPLLDVAENLFRAELPQLSLPLGWQSALVEWLQHGSLLTWDAGRLRFVHQTFAEHLAATAEAKQLSCPFRPQDAQCAKHLRGLLQADEPSTRVLVHYLELARERGEQTGLIDGLQAGSSKHRLAAGRLLTQAPKTATDLQRDRYLQLIEDRVRVGDWLTHAVPAVAALAAHAVVRDRLLALTRSEEAAIGVRIAFIDLLRTRLPNRRAEFTQRLIGWTSPSEPSDYRYTAAAVLGRFGGPERERALETLSEVARRATGYEHRAAAEELARLGDDGRAVAADALRERATGSAFDVPARLNAAVALAKLGSGYRDEAGAILTELATDAAATEWHRRTVADELASLGGNYRRRAADLLLAVTRNSAAQADDRALAHAAAARILPEHRPAAAIKIASIASDPAVSADDRREIARELATLGVAYRHSAAGLLREIAADVGVEPSEQLSAASNLAELGPRFADSAIAEYRRLAASPTARAATRRRAAEELARTDADPSDAARLLERLFLDTWLAREERIAAFTVVVAISPDISAKLMAQVECSLMDVDASDSEIELAAAALVVTRPDLATLTGTLLQQRAASPVLTTEQRFHAADLLADVGPAQSRVAHKILADLATDPFAPRVRRLLALQRLSTLPQVPVDDLAALVKRTLAEPAFTTDILSLTLSDGDVTHFGVLLLGNMAGIGGSLRAVVRSAIVRIAATDPPESLWWGFDWDVGEVPELGIAFQTWCAEFPAGSLYLSSDVNATLEDVSSVEDALHRRLVHPHANDAVRVDAASDLARTSPRYRDSALAVARELADSPRTQVEDRIEALATLTRGGTIPDPELITGLSTLAHDKSLPPTARRRAISALASRGEAGWSHSVSALAAIVSDATLGGRDRLESTQDLCAYPGANRETALAVLEEIAVDPRCGAETRVDAAIHLARFPGASRDRALRSIKEITRDVSIIPQCRVRAIRFVARFGSSQLDWAIRELSRLATNPKVEADGRKRAATALSDFGLDSRPVAIEAWASILRDESLRAWHRCDAAHALARLGPSARVLALELLRASGDSLRSPLAHGLLQAAAAKISGGDPPQYRAARETLTRVALDAAAPGWERHYASENLMRLSRYENTSAFNLLDDLAADKQIRVWERRAAAETLARYGPAGRARARESLRACTSEPSADPWEVTEVWSTLDALDLDDDNAAAEKLFQLATVESTPSQQRVFAAKSLITCGTWRLEHRSSAAQLLSSLARDPAQEPVARWMAAVALEEVGGAHSESGHRLLRELSSAGDLDVLTRACVLRSLAATDVRYRPAADDALRTLVRNSTVPAAARRQAARILNDGSPAHRLTLRRALGEMSSDSTSTPLNRALALELLMRFELTETGPARIAISRVPNDFATTVDERCELALAKARLSDDLRHDQCLWLRDLAVDSASSPSERFTAVEALHQILDVGRVTGLVQLPEDRESFLSRS; encoded by the coding sequence ATGGTCGACCGTCCTTGGCGGGTGTTCATTTCGCACACCACCGAGCTTCGTAGCCATCCGCACGATCGCAGCTATCTGGCGGCCGCGTGCGCGGGGGTGGTCAGAGCAGGCCATGTACCGGTCGAGATGAGCATTTTCGACGCCGAGGATCTCTCCACGGCCGAGGTCTCTGTGAGCCGGGTCCGCGGATGCGATGTCCACGTCACACTCCTCGGCTATCGCTACGGCACTCTCGTGCCGGACGGCTCGGGGCTCTCGTACACGGAGTTGGAGTATGAGACAGCGGGGACTATGGGCATGAAACGACTGGCGTTCCGCCTGGACGAGGACGCCCAGGTGCCGGCCTCCTGGATTCGTGCCAACCGTCATCACGGCGACAAGCAGGAGGCTTTCCTCGCCCGCGTCTCAGGCGAGGGCGAACGCCTCGTCCGGACGTTCGCGACGCACGATGCGCTCGAAGCAGCCGTATGCGACGCGCTACGACTGCTCGCGGAAAAGCTGGTCAAGGAACATGACGACTCGGGTCCCGAGGAGCTGCCCCCTCTCGTGCTCGAACTCGCACGACGAATGCTGCACTACGCCGAGACGCTGCCGCGTGCCCTCCGCGGCGCCTCTCCGATCGGGCTCGGGAGTGTCTACGTCCGTCAGTCGGTGCGGCTTCCCACCGAGTCGCGTGAACCTCGCGGACCGGGGGACGAAGCAGCAGGCCGTTCCGAATTCGGACCGCTGGAGGATGCCCGTCGCCGCCAGCCCGGCCTCGACGAGCCGTTCGACGACGTGATCGACCGACACGAACACCTGGTGATCGAAGGGAGGGCCGGTCTCGGAAAGACGACGCTGGGCCGACACATCGTCATCGAACGGGCGACCGCCTTACTCGCTACTCACGAGAGCCGCCAGGCCCAACCCATTCCCGTCTTGATCAGTGCACGCTCGCTCGTCGCCCACCGCGATCGCCCCTGGGAGGAAGCCGTAGCGGCCACCGTCGACGACGAGTACCGGCGGCTGCTCTCCGCGCCCTTACCAGCGTCACTGTTCGGCGGCCGTGTCGGCAGCCATCCCTGGTGGATCGTCGTCGACGCCCTCGACGAGATTCCCTCACAGGAACATCGCGAGGAGCTGTTGCAGTTGCTCGCAGTGCAGATGACGCAGTCGGACACCGGCACACACCTATTTGTCACCAGTCGCCCGTTGCCGCCGGGAGAGCTCGACCGGCTCCAAGGGGCCCAGGTCGGCCTCTACGAACTCCAGCCCTTCGACGAGGGTTCACTCGTACGCTTCGCGGAGAAGCGCTTCCCCACCGAGCGCTGGCCGCACCGCCCACAGGCGTCAGCCGAGTTCTTGGCGCAGGTAAGGCAGGCAGGCCTAGAGACGACGCTGAACGTGCCACTGCTCGCCGAAATCGCAGCCCGCGTCTTCGAGGCTCACCCGAACGATTCGCTTCCGGCCAGCCGCTACGAGCTGTACAGGGAATACTTCCGCCAATTCGGTCCGCACCGACGCGCGGAGGAGGCGGCGGCGCTCGCCGCGTTTCGCGATCTGGGCGGTGACTGCCCCGCGTTGGCCCAGTGGGTGGACGAGCATCGGACCAAGCTTCTCGAGACGTTGGCGATCGCGTACACCACTGCCGAAGAGCCGCTGCTAGACGTCGCCGAGAATTTGTTCCGCGCAGAGCTTCCGCAGCTCAGTCTTCCGCTCGGATGGCAGTCGGCTCTCGTGGAGTGGCTCCAGCACGGTTCACTGCTCACCTGGGACGCCGGCCGACTCCGATTCGTCCACCAGACTTTCGCCGAGCACCTGGCCGCGACCGCCGAAGCCAAACAGTTGTCCTGCCCCTTTCGACCGCAAGACGCACAGTGCGCCAAGCATCTTCGAGGGTTGTTGCAGGCCGACGAACCCAGCACTCGTGTACTCGTGCACTATCTCGAACTTGCGAGAGAACGCGGCGAACAGACGGGGCTCATCGACGGCCTCCAAGCAGGGAGCAGCAAGCACCGCTTGGCCGCCGGCAGGCTACTCACGCAGGCACCCAAGACCGCGACCGACCTCCAGCGCGACCGCTATCTGCAGCTGATCGAGGACCGAGTCCGGGTAGGCGACTGGTTGACCCATGCCGTGCCCGCGGTGGCAGCACTTGCCGCGCATGCGGTCGTCCGCGACCGACTCCTCGCCCTGACACGGAGCGAAGAGGCTGCCATCGGGGTCCGGATAGCATTCATCGACCTGCTCCGTACGCGGTTACCTAACCGGAGGGCCGAATTCACGCAGCGGCTCATTGGCTGGACCAGTCCCTCCGAACCGTCGGACTATCGCTACACCGCGGCCGCCGTCCTCGGACGTTTCGGCGGACCGGAGCGCGAACGGGCGTTAGAGACACTAAGTGAGGTTGCCCGCAGAGCTACCGGCTACGAGCATCGAGCGGCGGCAGAAGAGCTGGCACGGCTCGGTGACGACGGGCGGGCCGTCGCAGCGGACGCGTTGCGCGAGCGCGCGACCGGATCGGCCTTCGACGTGCCCGCGCGTCTGAATGCTGCGGTCGCCTTGGCAAAGCTCGGGTCTGGCTATCGTGACGAAGCTGGAGCGATACTGACTGAGCTCGCGACTGACGCCGCAGCGACCGAATGGCATCGTCGAACCGTCGCGGACGAGCTCGCGTCGCTCGGCGGGAACTACCGACGACGCGCGGCCGACCTGCTGCTCGCCGTCACTCGGAATAGCGCCGCGCAAGCCGACGACCGCGCTCTCGCACACGCCGCTGCGGCACGGATTCTGCCGGAGCACCGACCGGCCGCCGCCATCAAAATCGCGTCCATCGCCAGCGATCCCGCTGTTTCCGCCGATGATCGGCGCGAGATCGCACGGGAGCTAGCAACGCTCGGGGTTGCCTACCGCCACTCGGCCGCCGGCCTGCTTCGTGAGATCGCCGCCGACGTCGGCGTCGAGCCGTCGGAGCAGCTCTCCGCGGCCTCCAACCTCGCCGAGCTCGGCCCCCGATTCGCCGATTCCGCGATCGCGGAGTACCGCCGGCTCGCCGCGTCGCCCACAGCGAGAGCGGCGACTCGACGACGAGCCGCAGAGGAGCTGGCGCGGACGGACGCTGATCCCAGCGACGCGGCCCGATTGCTAGAGCGGCTTTTCCTCGACACGTGGTTGGCTCGCGAAGAGCGAATCGCCGCTTTCACCGTGGTCGTCGCGATCAGCCCGGACATCAGTGCCAAACTGATGGCGCAGGTCGAGTGTTCCTTGATGGACGTGGACGCGAGCGACTCGGAGATCGAGCTTGCCGCTGCCGCCCTGGTGGTGACTCGACCCGACCTCGCGACCTTGACCGGCACTTTGTTACAGCAACGAGCCGCCTCCCCGGTCCTCACGACCGAACAACGGTTCCACGCCGCCGATCTGCTCGCCGACGTCGGGCCGGCGCAATCGCGGGTCGCTCATAAGATTCTGGCGGATCTCGCTACTGACCCGTTCGCCCCACGGGTACGGCGATTACTGGCTCTGCAGAGACTGTCCACGCTTCCCCAAGTACCGGTAGACGATCTCGCAGCGCTGGTGAAAAGGACGCTGGCCGAGCCGGCCTTCACGACAGACATTCTCTCGCTCACCTTGTCCGACGGAGACGTCACTCATTTCGGAGTGCTCCTTCTCGGCAACATGGCCGGCATCGGAGGTTCCCTTCGCGCGGTCGTCCGGAGTGCCATCGTCAGAATTGCCGCAACGGACCCGCCGGAATCCTTGTGGTGGGGATTTGACTGGGATGTGGGAGAGGTCCCAGAACTCGGTATCGCATTCCAGACCTGGTGCGCGGAGTTCCCAGCCGGCTCGCTATACCTTTCCTCGGACGTCAACGCGACGCTAGAGGACGTGAGTTCGGTCGAGGACGCTCTCCACCGCAGGCTGGTCCACCCCCACGCCAATGACGCGGTGCGGGTCGATGCCGCGAGCGACTTGGCTCGCACCAGCCCCCGCTACCGAGACAGTGCCCTTGCGGTGGCACGTGAACTAGCGGATAGTCCACGTACCCAGGTAGAGGACCGCATCGAGGCGCTAGCTACCCTGACCCGCGGCGGGACGATTCCCGACCCTGAGCTCATCACGGGCCTTTCGACGCTGGCCCACGACAAGAGCCTGCCTCCCACTGCCCGGCGCCGCGCGATCTCAGCGCTCGCCAGCCGGGGCGAGGCCGGATGGTCGCATTCCGTGAGCGCACTCGCCGCGATCGTTAGCGATGCAACGCTCGGCGGCCGCGACCGACTCGAGTCGACACAGGATCTCTGCGCTTATCCCGGCGCCAACCGCGAAACTGCCCTCGCCGTTCTCGAAGAAATCGCGGTCGACCCGCGATGCGGCGCCGAAACTCGCGTCGATGCAGCGATCCACCTCGCGCGGTTTCCCGGGGCCTCACGCGACCGGGCCCTCCGTTCGATCAAGGAAATCACTCGCGATGTAAGCATAATTCCTCAATGTCGCGTGCGGGCCATTCGCTTCGTCGCGCGCTTCGGCAGTTCCCAACTTGACTGGGCGATACGCGAACTCTCCCGTCTCGCGACCAACCCGAAGGTAGAGGCCGACGGACGCAAACGTGCCGCCACCGCGCTCAGCGACTTCGGCCTCGATTCCCGTCCCGTCGCGATCGAGGCCTGGGCATCGATTCTCCGGGATGAGTCCCTACGCGCGTGGCATCGTTGCGACGCGGCCCATGCGCTCGCGCGACTCGGCCCCTCCGCCCGCGTTCTCGCGCTCGAACTCCTCCGGGCCAGTGGCGATTCGCTCCGATCGCCTCTCGCCCACGGACTGCTGCAGGCCGCCGCAGCGAAGATTTCCGGCGGGGACCCGCCGCAGTATCGAGCGGCACGGGAGACGCTCACCAGAGTCGCACTGGATGCGGCTGCGCCCGGCTGGGAGCGTCACTACGCGTCCGAAAACCTCATGAGGCTTTCGCGCTACGAGAACACGAGCGCGTTCAACCTCTTGGATGACTTGGCCGCGGACAAACAGATTCGGGTCTGGGAGCGACGTGCTGCAGCTGAAACGCTCGCGCGGTACGGGCCGGCCGGGCGCGCACGGGCGCGAGAGAGCCTGCGGGCCTGCACATCTGAGCCATCCGCCGACCCCTGGGAAGTCACGGAGGTGTGGAGCACACTCGACGCTCTCGATCTTGACGACGACAATGCGGCGGCGGAAAAGCTCTTCCAGCTGGCGACCGTCGAATCCACACCGAGTCAGCAGCGTGTATTCGCCGCCAAGTCCCTCATCACGTGTGGGACGTGGCGCCTCGAGCACCGAAGCTCGGCAGCTCAGCTGCTGTCTTCGCTGGCCCGCGATCCGGCGCAGGAGCCGGTTGCACGCTGGATGGCCGCGGTCGCACTCGAAGAAGTCGGCGGTGCGCACAGCGAATCAGGCCATCGCCTCCTTCGCGAACTGTCGTCGGCCGGCGACCTCGACGTCCTCACCCGCGCCTGTGTTCTGCGCTCGCTCGCGGCTACCGACGTTCGGTATCGGCCCGCCGCCGACGACGCGCTGCGCACCCTGGTCCGCAACAGCACCGTGCCGGCGGCAGCACGGCGCCAGGCCGCGCGGATCCTGAACGACGGTTCCCCCGCGCACCGCTTGACCCTTCGACGTGCCCTCGGCGAGATGTCGTCGGATTCTACGTCGACTCCGCTGAATCGGGCCTTGGCACTAGAGTTGCTGATGCGATTCGAGCTCACCGAGACAGGTCCGGCTCGCATCGCAATCTCACGAGTCCCAAATGATTTCGCAACAACCGTCGACGAGCGGTGCGAACTGGCCCTCGCGAAGGCGCGGCTGAGTGACGATCTTCGCCACGATCAGTGCCTCTGGCTTCGTGACCTCGCTGTGGACTCCGCGTCGAGCCCATCGGAGCGCTTCACCGCCGTCGAGGCACTCCATCAGATACTCGATGTCGGACGGGTCACCGGGCTGGTTCAGTTGCCGGAGGACCGTGAGTCGTTTCTGAGCAGGAGCTGA
- a CDS encoding NAD(P)-dependent oxidoreductase yields the protein MSRIAIYGCGPDEADAFRAMAPRFGVEPIVIEAPVGAGNSGLAAGSRCVSVDHRTRLTAPVLRALSRAGVGYVSTRSVGVDHIDTGFAARAGIVVGTVPYSPDSVADYTLMLMLMAVRNAKAMVLRAEVHDYRLNDVRGRELRDLTIGVVGTGRIGSAVITRLSGFGARILAHDVARDDSVPLDDLLRESDLVTLHVPLTAATRHLLDRARLDRCKPGVILVNTARGALLDTEALLAALESGRVAGAALDVVDGEDGIFSEDRRDTPIGNKPLLRLQELPTVVVSPHTAYYTDHGLRDVVENTLVNCRNFESGEQ from the coding sequence ATGAGCCGAATCGCGATATACGGGTGCGGGCCGGACGAGGCGGATGCGTTCCGGGCGATGGCGCCCCGGTTCGGGGTCGAGCCGATCGTCATCGAGGCGCCGGTCGGTGCGGGGAACAGTGGGCTGGCGGCCGGGAGCCGGTGCGTCAGCGTCGATCACCGGACGCGGCTCACCGCGCCCGTGCTCCGGGCCCTGAGCCGCGCCGGTGTCGGGTACGTGTCGACGCGCAGTGTCGGGGTCGACCACATCGACACCGGGTTCGCCGCGCGGGCCGGGATCGTGGTCGGCACGGTGCCGTACTCGCCCGACAGCGTGGCCGACTACACGCTGATGCTGATGTTGATGGCCGTGCGGAACGCGAAAGCCATGGTGCTGCGGGCGGAGGTGCACGACTACCGGCTGAACGACGTGCGCGGGCGGGAACTGCGCGACCTCACGATCGGGGTGGTCGGCACCGGGCGGATCGGCTCGGCGGTGATCACCCGGCTGAGCGGCTTCGGTGCCCGGATCCTCGCCCACGACGTGGCCCGCGACGACTCGGTTCCGCTCGACGACCTGCTGCGCGAGAGCGACCTGGTGACGCTGCACGTGCCGCTCACCGCCGCGACCCGGCACCTGCTGGATCGGGCGCGTCTCGACCGCTGCAAACCGGGCGTGATCCTGGTCAACACCGCGCGCGGTGCGCTGCTCGACACCGAGGCGTTGCTCGCCGCGCTGGAGAGCGGCCGGGTCGCCGGTGCCGCGCTCGACGTCGTCGACGGGGAGGACGGCATTTTCTCCGAGGACCGCCGCGACACCCCGATCGGGAACAAGCCACTGCTGCGCCTGCAGGAACTGCCGACCGTGGTCGTCAGCCCGCACACCGCCTACTACACCGACCACGGTCTGCGCGACGTCGTCGAGAACACCCTTGTCAACTGCCGGAACTTCGAAAGCGGGGAGCAGTGA
- a CDS encoding D-alanine--D-alanine ligase family protein: MPELRKRGAVKVGILFGGASEEHAVSVKSAREVAKHLDPAKYEPVWVRITPDGAWRWCDGPDGDDRGPAVLSPDRGDHGILVGGRDPVRLDPVRLDVVLPVLHGRFGEDGAIQGLLELSGIPYAGCDVPSSALAMDKSLAYTIARAEGIATPDFRVLTDDEKLDGLTYPVFVKPARSGSSFGVSKVEHPGELPDAVRAARRFDPKVLVEEAVAGREVGCAVLGNDPDLIVGEVDRVALTHGFFRIHQEATPETGSENSAFVVPADISDVSRALVRQTATTLYRAFGCRGLARVDLFLTDAGTVVLNEVNTLPGLTSYSRYPRMMAAAGVPLPVVLDRLIALALGR, from the coding sequence CTGCCGGAACTTCGAAAGCGGGGAGCAGTGAAGGTCGGAATTCTCTTCGGGGGCGCCTCGGAGGAACACGCCGTGTCGGTCAAGTCCGCGCGGGAGGTCGCGAAACATCTCGACCCGGCGAAGTACGAGCCGGTCTGGGTCCGGATCACGCCGGACGGCGCCTGGCGGTGGTGCGACGGGCCCGACGGGGACGACCGTGGCCCGGCCGTGCTCTCCCCGGACCGCGGCGACCACGGGATCCTCGTCGGCGGGCGCGACCCGGTCCGGCTCGACCCGGTCCGGCTCGACGTGGTGCTGCCGGTGCTGCACGGCCGGTTCGGCGAGGACGGCGCGATCCAGGGCCTGCTGGAGCTCTCCGGCATCCCCTACGCCGGCTGCGACGTGCCGAGCTCCGCGCTCGCCATGGACAAATCCCTCGCGTACACGATCGCCCGCGCCGAGGGGATCGCCACCCCGGACTTCCGGGTGCTCACCGACGACGAGAAGCTCGACGGGCTCACGTACCCGGTGTTCGTGAAGCCGGCCCGGTCCGGGTCGTCGTTCGGCGTCAGCAAGGTGGAGCATCCCGGCGAGCTGCCCGACGCGGTGCGTGCCGCCCGGCGGTTCGACCCCAAGGTGCTCGTCGAGGAAGCCGTCGCCGGCCGTGAGGTGGGGTGCGCGGTGCTGGGGAACGACCCCGACCTGATCGTCGGGGAGGTGGACCGGGTCGCGTTGACGCACGGGTTCTTCCGGATCCATCAGGAGGCGACACCCGAGACCGGGTCCGAGAACTCGGCATTCGTCGTCCCCGCCGACATCTCCGACGTGTCCCGGGCGCTGGTCCGGCAGACCGCGACCACCCTGTACCGCGCGTTCGGCTGCCGGGGCCTGGCCCGCGTCGACCTGTTCCTGACCGACGCCGGCACGGTCGTCCTCAACGAGGTCAACACGCTGCCCGGCCTGACCTCCTACAGCCGCTACCCGCGCATGATGGCCGCCGCCGGGGTACCGCTGCCGGTGGTGCTCGACCGGCTGATCGCGCTGGCGCTGGGCCGATGA
- the vanX gene encoding D-Ala-D-Ala dipeptidase VanX, with protein MSDRFVFVDEFVPGVRWDAKYATWDNFTGTPLDGYLANRIVGTTALCAGLERARAEAESYGFGLLLWDGYRPQRAVDAFLRWSEKPEDGRTKQRHYPNIARGEMFTRGYVAARSGHSRGGTVDLTLFHRAGGELAAMGGDHDLMDTISHHGADGITATEATNRLLLRSIMEACGFRAYENEWWHYTLVDEPYPDTYFDFPITVGRAVAGP; from the coding sequence ATGAGCGACCGGTTCGTGTTCGTCGACGAGTTCGTCCCCGGCGTCCGCTGGGACGCCAAGTACGCCACCTGGGACAACTTCACCGGCACACCGCTCGACGGGTACCTGGCCAATCGCATCGTCGGGACGACCGCGCTGTGCGCCGGGCTCGAACGGGCCCGGGCGGAGGCCGAGTCGTACGGGTTCGGGCTCCTGCTCTGGGACGGCTACCGCCCCCAGCGCGCGGTCGACGCGTTCCTGCGCTGGTCGGAGAAGCCGGAGGACGGCCGGACGAAGCAGCGGCACTACCCGAACATCGCGCGCGGGGAGATGTTCACGCGGGGCTACGTCGCCGCCCGGTCCGGGCACAGCCGCGGCGGCACCGTCGACCTGACGCTGTTCCACCGGGCCGGCGGGGAGCTCGCCGCGATGGGCGGCGACCACGACCTGATGGACACGATCTCGCACCACGGGGCCGACGGGATCACCGCGACCGAGGCGACCAACCGCCTGCTGCTCCGGTCGATCATGGAGGCCTGCGGGTTCCGCGCCTACGAGAACGAGTGGTGGCACTACACGCTCGTCGACGAACCGTATCCGGACACCTATTTCGACTTCCCGATCACGGTCGGTCGCGCGGTAGCCGGACCGTGA
- a CDS encoding sensor histidine kinase translates to MPRRPGLSVRLKLTLSYVGFLMVVGVLLLGAVWVFLLRYVPNPPEGVHDHRALMSPTRYALQVAFFPRAAQVMVFLLVFGLIGGWVLAGRMLAPLDRITEATRRAASGSLSHRIALEGRADEFRELADSFDAMLARIEADVAEQQRFAANASHELRTPLAIMRTLLDVARDDPERPAGELDGRLRDVNARAIELTEALLLLSRADQRAFPRAAVDLSLLTEEASETLLPLAEKHGVRVVTTGDVTPTRGSPALLLQLTTNLLHNAIVHNRPGDGTVLLHTAADDGCAVLTVENTGEPLAAERVATFAERFTRGTARVRSDQAGVGLGLAIVKSIAQAHDGTLGLEPRDGGGLRVTVRLPRDRP, encoded by the coding sequence ATGCCTAGGAGACCCGGGCTGAGCGTCCGGCTGAAGCTCACCCTCAGCTACGTCGGGTTCCTGATGGTGGTCGGCGTGCTGCTGCTCGGCGCGGTGTGGGTGTTCCTGCTGCGCTACGTGCCCAACCCGCCGGAGGGCGTCCACGACCACCGGGCGCTGATGAGCCCCACCCGCTACGCGCTACAGGTCGCGTTCTTCCCCCGGGCCGCTCAGGTGATGGTGTTCCTCCTGGTCTTCGGCCTGATCGGCGGGTGGGTCCTGGCCGGGCGCATGCTCGCCCCGCTGGACCGGATCACCGAGGCGACCCGCCGGGCGGCGAGCGGGTCGCTCTCGCACCGCATCGCGCTGGAGGGCCGAGCGGACGAGTTCCGGGAGCTCGCCGACAGCTTCGACGCGATGCTCGCCCGGATCGAGGCCGACGTCGCCGAACAGCAGCGGTTCGCCGCCAACGCGTCCCACGAGTTGCGCACGCCGCTGGCGATCATGCGGACCCTGCTCGACGTCGCCCGCGACGACCCTGAGCGGCCGGCCGGGGAACTCGACGGGCGCCTGCGTGACGTCAACGCCAGGGCGATCGAGCTCACCGAGGCGTTGCTGCTGCTCAGCCGGGCCGACCAGCGCGCGTTCCCCCGGGCCGCGGTCGACCTGTCGCTGCTCACCGAGGAAGCGAGCGAGACGCTCCTGCCGCTCGCGGAGAAGCACGGGGTGCGCGTGGTGACGACCGGGGACGTGACGCCCACCCGCGGCTCGCCCGCGCTGTTGCTGCAGCTGACCACGAACCTGCTGCACAACGCGATCGTCCACAACCGCCCGGGGGACGGCACGGTGCTCCTGCACACGGCCGCCGACGACGGGTGCGCCGTGCTCACGGTGGAGAACACCGGCGAGCCGCTCGCCGCGGAGCGGGTCGCCACGTTCGCCGAACGCTTCACCCGCGGCACCGCACGGGTCCGCTCCGACCAGGCCGGCGTCGGCCTGGGGCTGGCCATCGTGAAGAGCATCGCGCAGGCCCACGACGGAACACTCGGGCTCGAACCCCGCGACGGCGGCGGCCTGCGCGTCACGGTCCGGCTACCGCGCGACCGACCGTGA
- a CDS encoding response regulator transcription factor, which yields MRVLVVEDEPYLADAIRDGLRLAAIAADVAGDGDTALALLDVNHYDIAVLDRDVPGPSGDEIAEHIVASGRGTPILMLTAADRLDDKTSGFALGADDYLTKPFELRELVLRLRALDRRRAYRRPPVRELAGLRLDPFRREVHRDGRYVALTRKQFAVLEVLLAAEGGVVSAEHLLERAWDENADPFTNAVRITVSALRKRLGEPWVITTVPGVGYRIDA from the coding sequence ATGCGTGTACTGGTGGTCGAGGACGAGCCCTACCTGGCCGACGCCATCCGCGACGGGCTGCGGCTGGCGGCGATCGCCGCCGACGTCGCCGGGGACGGCGACACCGCGCTGGCGCTGCTCGACGTCAACCACTACGACATCGCCGTGCTCGACCGCGACGTGCCCGGCCCCTCCGGCGACGAGATCGCCGAGCACATCGTGGCCTCCGGCCGCGGCACCCCGATCCTGATGCTCACCGCGGCCGACCGGCTCGACGACAAGACGTCGGGCTTCGCGCTCGGCGCCGACGACTACCTCACGAAGCCGTTCGAGCTCCGCGAGCTGGTGCTGCGGCTGCGTGCGCTCGACCGCCGCCGCGCGTACCGCCGGCCGCCGGTGCGCGAGCTCGCGGGTCTGCGCCTGGACCCGTTCCGGCGCGAGGTCCACCGCGACGGCCGGTACGTCGCGCTCACCCGTAAGCAGTTCGCCGTCCTCGAGGTCCTCCTCGCCGCCGAGGGCGGCGTCGTCAGCGCCGAGCACCTGCTCGAGCGGGCCTGGGACGAGAACGCCGACCCCTTCACGAACGCGGTGCGCATCACGGTCTCGGCGCTGCGCAAACGCCTCGGCGAGCCGTGGGTGATCACGACCGTGCCCGGCGTCGGCTACCGCATCGATGCCTAG